A window of Deltaproteobacteria bacterium contains these coding sequences:
- a CDS encoding DUF2334 domain-containing protein, with amino-acid sequence MAMPIHRFAIAVLAALALCAPCVVQAQPAPIRAIVYFDNESGEGFGLNFANRLYNLVGHFTTDIAMREVGAYEPGDMAAFDFALYMGYEDRPLPEAFLADVDAGVARVMWVSGNFFQWTEYAGEHNTQGVWGGQLEDDALFDRVAYKGRKLRRAGDLARFQLSVDPGAQVLAELAAVDSSAKTPYAACGPTLCYLADNPFPDDWRDARSIVFADLLHEFFYTGATEHRRALVRLEDLAPGVSDLVALDDWTGELESRGVPFSMGVVPVFVDPNGKYYPAGTRYTYAEDDAFFDAVERARARGGSIIMHGYTHQHDGGVSREDWEFVVDGSNVPLPQDGDSWARGRVESGLAQFAARGRRPRVWETPHYAASAGDYAVFGEYFDAIYESQLVFSALPGGEPAFGEYLSPSTQFIPFELHAGSNGAPVVPENLGYFDFTSPGASVDDMLLRTGELTVLRDAVASFYFHHDLVPPDDVREILDRLSELGYEFAPLSDFVPGADDIEIDPVPLPDEDDDDAADDEDDDAAACGC; translated from the coding sequence GTGGCCATGCCCATCCATCGGTTCGCCATCGCCGTGCTGGCCGCACTTGCGCTTTGCGCGCCGTGCGTCGTCCAAGCGCAGCCCGCGCCGATCCGAGCCATCGTGTACTTTGACAACGAATCGGGTGAAGGATTCGGGCTGAACTTCGCGAATCGGCTTTACAATCTGGTCGGTCACTTCACCACGGACATCGCCATGCGCGAGGTCGGCGCGTACGAGCCCGGCGACATGGCGGCCTTCGATTTCGCGCTTTACATGGGCTATGAGGACCGCCCCTTGCCCGAGGCGTTTCTCGCCGACGTCGATGCCGGGGTCGCGCGCGTGATGTGGGTATCGGGCAATTTCTTTCAGTGGACCGAATACGCCGGCGAGCACAACACGCAGGGCGTGTGGGGCGGGCAACTCGAGGACGACGCGCTCTTCGACCGCGTGGCGTACAAGGGGAGGAAGCTGCGACGCGCGGGCGATCTCGCGCGGTTTCAGCTTTCCGTCGATCCCGGCGCGCAGGTGCTCGCCGAGCTCGCGGCGGTCGATTCGAGCGCGAAGACGCCCTACGCCGCGTGCGGACCGACCCTGTGTTATCTGGCCGATAATCCATTTCCCGACGACTGGCGCGACGCGCGGTCCATCGTCTTCGCCGACCTGTTGCACGAGTTTTTCTACACGGGCGCGACGGAACATCGACGCGCACTCGTTCGCCTCGAAGACCTCGCGCCGGGCGTGTCGGACCTCGTCGCGCTCGACGATTGGACGGGCGAACTCGAAAGCCGGGGCGTGCCGTTCTCGATGGGCGTGGTGCCCGTCTTCGTGGACCCGAACGGCAAGTACTATCCCGCGGGCACGCGTTACACCTACGCCGAGGATGACGCGTTCTTCGACGCCGTCGAGCGGGCCCGCGCGCGCGGCGGATCGATCATCATGCACGGATATACGCATCAGCACGACGGCGGCGTGTCGCGCGAGGACTGGGAGTTCGTCGTGGACGGTTCCAACGTGCCGCTGCCCCAGGACGGCGATAGCTGGGCGAGAGGGCGCGTGGAATCGGGTCTCGCGCAGTTCGCGGCGCGCGGGCGGCGGCCTCGCGTGTGGGAAACGCCGCACTACGCCGCCTCGGCCGGCGACTACGCGGTCTTCGGCGAATACTTCGACGCGATCTACGAATCGCAGCTCGTCTTTTCGGCGCTCCCCGGCGGCGAACCGGCTTTCGGCGAATACCTCTCGCCGTCGACGCAGTTCATTCCGTTCGAGTTGCACGCCGGTTCCAACGGAGCGCCGGTCGTCCCCGAAAACCTCGGCTACTTCGACTTCACATCGCCCGGCGCGTCGGTGGACGACATGCTGCTGCGCACGGGCGAACTGACCGTGCTGCGCGACGCGGTGGCGTCGTTCTACTTCCACCACGACCTCGTGCCGCCGGACGACGTGCGCGAGATCCTCGACCGGCTCTCGGAACTCGGTTACGAGTTCGCGCCGCTCAGCGATTTCGTGCCCGGCGCGGACGACATCGAGATCGACCCGGTGCCGCTCCCCGACGAGGACGATGACGATGCGGCGGACGACGAGGACGATGACGCCGCCGCGTGTGGGTGCTGA